One window from the genome of Pseudalkalibacillus hwajinpoensis encodes:
- the asnB gene encoding asparagine synthase (glutamine-hydrolyzing) — protein MCGITGWINWSGDLSTEQDTLKKMADSIAHRGPDEEGFWLSEQAALAHRRLIVIDPRGGKQPMTSSDQQLVLTYNGELYNYRELTQELKQKGHTFTSNSDTEVVLHAYMEWKEECVKHFNGIFAFAIWDKKEQQLFLGRDHLGVKPLFYSKQGDSLFYGSEMKAILAHPSVQPQVDRKGLAEVFGMGPMRTPGQAIFKGIDEVRPGHYVIATADSIEEHRYWKLESKPHTDDVDTTTETIRELLTDTVQRQLISDMPVVSMLSGGLDSSGLTSLAAQEFKQSDKTLGTYSIDFDQNEDHFQKDFLRHDMDEPWVKRVSDHVGTDHHSVTFGADQLLSNLLEPMRGRDLPGVGEIETSLYLLFKEMKKDATVALSGESADEVFSGYPWFHQEKYLDAEVYPWLVNLKGISSVLSEETKKQIQPEQYQKERFAEAYEEIPFLEGESEFEAKQRQMSYFFITRFLPFMLDRKDRASMKIGFEVRVPFCDYRIVEYLWNVPIDYKNVDDIEKGILRRALKGTLPDDVLYRKKSAYPSDKDPVYLEGVQNWMIGILDNPDSPILSLIDTKKVRAIASNEAEGLNTDQMKGLLDYLIQINAWLDEYDIELVS, from the coding sequence ATGTGTGGCATTACAGGTTGGATTAATTGGTCTGGTGACCTCTCAACGGAGCAAGATACGCTAAAGAAAATGGCAGATTCTATTGCTCACCGTGGACCTGATGAAGAAGGATTCTGGCTATCAGAACAGGCGGCACTCGCTCATCGTCGTTTGATCGTTATTGATCCTCGCGGCGGTAAACAGCCGATGACGTCATCAGATCAACAACTTGTTCTTACGTATAACGGGGAACTCTACAATTATCGGGAATTAACACAGGAACTAAAGCAGAAAGGGCATACGTTCACTTCTAATTCAGATACAGAAGTTGTCCTACACGCTTACATGGAATGGAAAGAAGAATGCGTGAAACATTTTAACGGCATCTTCGCATTTGCGATCTGGGATAAAAAAGAACAGCAGCTTTTCCTTGGCCGTGACCACCTCGGTGTCAAGCCGCTTTTCTATTCAAAACAGGGCGATTCACTCTTCTATGGCTCTGAAATGAAAGCGATTCTCGCGCACCCATCCGTGCAGCCACAAGTCGACCGTAAAGGCCTTGCTGAAGTTTTCGGAATGGGACCTATGCGAACACCTGGACAGGCTATTTTCAAAGGGATTGATGAAGTTCGTCCTGGGCATTACGTGATCGCAACAGCGGATTCCATCGAAGAGCACCGCTATTGGAAGTTAGAATCAAAGCCTCATACAGATGATGTAGATACGACAACTGAAACAATTCGTGAGCTTTTAACAGATACTGTTCAACGTCAGCTCATCTCTGATATGCCTGTTGTTTCGATGCTTTCAGGAGGACTTGATTCTAGTGGCCTAACAAGTCTTGCCGCTCAAGAATTCAAACAATCAGACAAAACGCTAGGAACCTATTCAATCGATTTCGACCAAAACGAAGATCACTTCCAAAAGGATTTCCTCAGACATGATATGGACGAGCCGTGGGTCAAACGAGTGTCTGACCATGTTGGAACAGACCATCATTCTGTCACGTTCGGAGCGGACCAGCTGCTTTCAAATCTCCTTGAACCAATGAGAGGACGAGATCTGCCCGGCGTCGGTGAAATCGAAACATCGCTCTATCTCCTTTTCAAAGAAATGAAAAAGGATGCTACCGTGGCGCTTTCTGGTGAGTCTGCCGATGAGGTATTCTCAGGTTATCCATGGTTCCATCAGGAAAAATATCTGGATGCTGAAGTATATCCATGGCTCGTGAACCTAAAAGGCATTTCTTCCGTGCTTTCTGAAGAAACGAAAAAACAAATTCAGCCTGAGCAATACCAGAAAGAGCGTTTTGCAGAAGCTTATGAAGAAATTCCATTCCTTGAAGGGGAAAGTGAGTTTGAAGCGAAACAGCGTCAAATGTCTTACTTTTTCATCACACGCTTCCTACCGTTTATGCTTGATCGCAAAGACCGCGCAAGTATGAAAATAGGCTTTGAAGTACGCGTACCTTTCTGTGATTATCGTATCGTTGAATACCTGTGGAACGTTCCAATTGATTACAAAAACGTCGATGACATTGAGAAAGGAATTCTACGTCGCGCTCTAAAAGGAACGCTTCCAGATGATGTCCTTTATCGTAAGAAAAGTGCGTATCCAAGTGATAAAGACCCAGTTTATCTTGAGGGCGTACAAAATTGGATGATCGGCATTCTCGACAATCCAGATTCCCCTATTCTTTCATTAATTGATACGAAAAAAGTTCGTGCGATTGCTTCGAATGAGGCAGAAGGATTGAATACCGATCAAATGAAAGGTCTACTCGACTACTTGATTCAAATCAACGCATGGCTTGATGAATACGATATTGAGCTTGTCAGCTAG
- a CDS encoding YitT family protein: MITLGAVIMAVGLEVFLVPNQVIDGGIVGISIMLSHLSGISLGIFLFVLNLPFIYIGYKQIGKTFAFSTLYGIVILSISTALLHPVPAFTDDILLATLFGGVVLGIGVGMVIRFGGSLDGTEILAILASKKLPFSVGEIIMFANLFILGSAGFVFSFDRAMYSLLAYYVAYKMIDITIKGLDESKSVWIISDNHKELGDAILSRLGRGVTYLHGEGAFSGDDKKVIFCVITRLEEAKLKDIVADHDDSAFLAMADIAEVRGGRFKKKDIH, from the coding sequence ATGATTACATTAGGTGCCGTTATTATGGCTGTTGGTCTAGAAGTTTTTCTAGTACCCAATCAGGTTATTGACGGAGGGATTGTTGGTATTTCCATTATGCTCTCCCATTTAAGTGGCATTAGCTTAGGAATTTTCTTATTCGTTCTTAACCTTCCGTTTATTTATATTGGCTACAAACAAATTGGCAAGACGTTCGCTTTCTCAACGCTGTACGGTATCGTGATTTTATCCATATCGACTGCGCTATTGCATCCTGTCCCGGCTTTTACTGATGACATTCTCTTAGCCACATTGTTTGGCGGAGTTGTCCTCGGAATTGGGGTCGGAATGGTCATTCGTTTTGGTGGATCACTTGATGGAACAGAAATTCTTGCGATTCTTGCGAGTAAAAAGCTTCCGTTCTCTGTTGGAGAAATTATCATGTTCGCGAACCTGTTCATTCTTGGTAGCGCAGGATTCGTATTCAGCTTTGATCGCGCGATGTATTCATTGCTCGCCTACTATGTTGCTTATAAAATGATCGATATTACGATCAAAGGTCTTGATGAATCAAAGTCCGTTTGGATTATTAGTGACAACCATAAAGAACTCGGCGATGCTATTTTAAGCCGCTTAGGCAGAGGGGTAACCTATTTGCACGGCGAGGGTGCTTTTTCTGGTGATGATAAGAAAGTGATTTTCTGTGTGATCACTCGACTAGAAGAAGCGAAATTAAAAGACATTGTCGCTGACCATGATGATTCGGCTTTCCTTGCGATGGCCGATATTGCAGAAGTAAGAGGCGGTCGCTTTAAGAAAAAAGATATTCATTAG
- a CDS encoding MgtC/SapB family protein, whose product MVVIVVKLCISACLGLMIGIERELKHKPLGLKTCMVIAVSSCLLTIVSIESAETYSQISDNIRTDPMRLAAQVVSGIGFIGAGVILRRNNDAISGLTTAAIIWGASGLGIAAGAGFYFEAFVGASLILFSVNILPWIIKKIGPSQLRQREMRAKITLRKGTNITAFMKTIQAADFEIKHVRVRDTKEKNHQIDLRLLTFEANHTTSIYQQLRDIDGATFVEVEG is encoded by the coding sequence GTGGTAGTTATCGTCGTTAAACTTTGTATATCAGCTTGTCTAGGACTCATGATTGGAATTGAACGCGAGTTAAAGCATAAGCCTCTAGGTTTAAAAACGTGTATGGTTATTGCAGTGAGCAGCTGCTTATTAACGATTGTTTCCATTGAATCCGCTGAAACGTACTCTCAGATATCTGACAACATCCGAACAGATCCAATGCGACTTGCTGCTCAAGTTGTTTCTGGGATTGGTTTTATCGGTGCGGGCGTTATTTTAAGACGAAATAACGATGCCATCTCAGGATTAACAACCGCGGCGATTATATGGGGAGCTTCTGGACTAGGTATCGCCGCAGGAGCGGGGTTTTATTTTGAAGCGTTTGTAGGGGCAAGCTTGATTCTGTTTAGCGTAAATATCCTTCCCTGGATTATCAAAAAAATTGGCCCTAGCCAGCTAAGACAGCGTGAGATGAGAGCAAAAATTACGCTTCGAAAAGGAACGAACATTACCGCATTTATGAAAACAATCCAGGCGGCCGATTTTGAAATCAAGCACGTTCGCGTTCGCGATACGAAGGAAAAAAACCATCAAATAGATTTGCGTCTGCTCACCTTTGAAGCGAATCATACGACTAGTATTTATCAGCAGCTAAGAGACATTGACGGAGCAACGTTTGTGGAGGTTGAGGGGTAG
- a CDS encoding MgtC/SapB family protein, with protein sequence MVVVLIKLCISGLLGLMIGIERELKHKPLGLKTCIVIAVSSCLLTIVSIESAETFAELSPNIRTDPMRLAAQIVSGIGFIGAGVILRRNNDAISGLTTAAIIWGASGLGIAAGAGFYYEAFVGAGLILFSVNILPWIIKRIGPKALRQREMRAKITLKKSVDVTHFMKAIVANDFEIRHVRVRDTKDRNPQVELKLMTFEKNHTTDIYQLLRKVEGVNEVEVEG encoded by the coding sequence ATGGTAGTTGTGCTTATTAAACTATGTATTTCTGGTTTGCTCGGATTAATGATTGGGATTGAGCGCGAGTTAAAGCATAAGCCACTCGGTTTAAAGACTTGTATTGTCATCGCAGTAAGCAGCTGTTTGTTAACGATCGTGTCGATTGAATCGGCGGAAACGTTCGCGGAGCTTTCCCCGAATATTCGAACGGATCCAATGCGATTGGCGGCTCAAATTGTTTCTGGGATTGGTTTTATCGGTGCTGGTGTAATCTTGCGGCGAAATAATGATGCGATTTCTGGCTTAACAACTGCAGCGATTATTTGGGGAGCATCTGGATTAGGAATAGCAGCGGGTGCCGGTTTTTATTATGAAGCTTTTGTTGGTGCTGGATTGATTCTGTTCAGTGTGAATATTCTTCCATGGATCATCAAACGGATTGGACCAAAGGCACTTAGACAGCGGGAAATGCGTGCCAAAATCACGTTAAAGAAAAGTGTAGATGTGACTCATTTTATGAAAGCCATTGTGGCAAATGATTTTGAGATTCGACACGTTCGTGTGCGAGATACAAAAGATAGAAACCCGCAAGTTGAGTTGAAACTTATGACGTTTGAAAAAAATCATACGACGGATATTTATCAGCTTCTTCGAAAAGTGGAAGGCGTAAATGAAGTAGAGGTTGAAGGGTAA
- a CDS encoding polysaccharide deacetylase family protein has protein sequence MYDSIDQNVITSGEKGANKTVILTFDDGPGRVLPKLLDILKKEEVQAMFFWQSRLLYKERPWKRVLDEGHLIGTHSCKHPNLTKLSYAEQFEELEYSKLKIHEITGSPVTYFRPPFGQYNLETFKAAQDLGLTTVMWRISSMDWELARHPEEILQNVIQNLENGAIILLHELQQTIQVLPDLIKKIRAEGYEFSLLPPLKK, from the coding sequence GTGTACGACTCTATTGATCAAAACGTCATTACATCAGGAGAAAAAGGAGCAAATAAGACAGTCATCTTAACCTTTGATGATGGTCCAGGACGTGTGCTTCCTAAACTTCTCGATATTTTAAAAAAGGAAGAGGTACAAGCCATGTTTTTCTGGCAGTCACGCCTCCTCTATAAAGAAAGACCTTGGAAAAGAGTACTAGATGAAGGTCACCTAATTGGCACCCACTCTTGCAAACATCCTAATTTAACAAAACTTAGTTATGCCGAGCAGTTTGAGGAGCTTGAATACAGCAAGCTAAAAATCCACGAAATCACCGGCTCACCTGTGACTTATTTTAGGCCGCCGTTTGGTCAATATAATCTTGAGACATTTAAAGCAGCTCAGGATCTTGGCTTAACAACGGTGATGTGGCGAATTAGCTCAATGGATTGGGAACTTGCACGCCATCCGGAAGAAATCTTACAAAATGTGATTCAGAACCTTGAAAATGGTGCCATTATTCTCCTTCATGAACTACAACAAACTATCCAGGTGCTCCCAGATCTAATCAAAAAAATCCGCGCCGAGGGCTATGAATTTTCCTTACTACCACCGTTGAAAAAATAA
- a CDS encoding glycosyltransferase, with protein sequence MKVILATPFFHQLRGNTITVRRIADGLIHAGVETEVISITEQDDHHHSLKDADLIHGFNAYRFYQFRKSISPPITSYTVTLTGTDLNHDLMNPTRKNDVIACLTNALAVHVFDEKAKRIVLNILPKLENKLYVIAQGTSTSRKRNVLEKTKPDTFHFLFPAGIRKVKNIPFAINSLLELRKTNANINLTIVGPIIEPDEGELVQQLVLENSDWVTYKGVIPHKDMEALYSNADAVINTSHSEGQSSAILEAMSFGLPVLVSKNKGNMSLVSNEETGFVYDGINQFLTYAIRLIDKASLREVLGENAATYVEEHHSATQEISAMVNMYEKSLAELKKRGNDDD encoded by the coding sequence ATGAAAGTAATCCTCGCTACCCCTTTCTTTCACCAGCTTCGTGGCAATACGATCACCGTTCGGCGTATTGCTGATGGATTGATTCATGCTGGTGTCGAAACGGAAGTGATCTCTATAACAGAGCAAGACGATCATCACCATTCCCTTAAAGATGCTGATTTGATTCACGGTTTTAATGCTTATCGTTTTTATCAATTTAGAAAATCAATAAGTCCTCCAATCACAAGTTATACCGTTACACTAACGGGAACGGATTTGAACCATGACCTAATGAACCCAACTAGAAAAAACGATGTTATTGCCTGTTTAACGAATGCGTTAGCAGTCCATGTTTTTGATGAAAAGGCTAAGCGCATTGTTCTCAATATTTTACCAAAATTAGAAAATAAGCTTTATGTGATTGCACAGGGAACGAGCACCTCTAGAAAAAGAAACGTACTAGAGAAAACCAAACCGGACACGTTCCATTTTCTTTTTCCCGCAGGCATACGAAAAGTGAAAAACATTCCGTTCGCAATTAATAGTCTACTGGAATTACGCAAAACTAACGCAAACATTAACTTAACAATTGTCGGCCCAATAATAGAGCCTGATGAGGGAGAGCTCGTTCAGCAGTTAGTTTTAGAAAACAGTGACTGGGTGACTTATAAAGGAGTGATTCCTCATAAAGACATGGAAGCATTATACAGTAATGCAGATGCTGTAATTAATACATCTCATAGCGAAGGACAATCCTCTGCTATCCTCGAGGCGATGAGTTTCGGTTTACCTGTACTCGTCTCAAAAAACAAAGGAAACATGAGCCTCGTTTCGAACGAAGAGACTGGATTCGTTTATGACGGCATCAATCAATTCTTAACATATGCTATTCGTTTAATCGATAAAGCGTCTCTCCGAGAAGTACTAGGTGAAAATGCAGCTACGTATGTTGAAGAGCACCATTCTGCGACACAAGAAATCTCAGCAATGGTTAACATGTACGAAAAAAGTCTGGCAGAGCTAAAGAAAAGAGGAAACGATGATGATTAA
- a CDS encoding YhdT family protein codes for MKQHEETPKDDPRYLVANREALIGVGLVLINFILWYGFAYGFGSKPVEEYSYIWGLPAWFFYSCLLGTGIVIVLVILAVVFLFKEVPFDKEEDE; via the coding sequence ATGAAGCAACACGAAGAAACGCCTAAAGATGATCCGCGATACCTCGTGGCCAATCGTGAAGCGCTTATTGGCGTTGGGCTTGTTTTAATAAATTTTATACTCTGGTATGGATTTGCCTACGGTTTTGGTTCAAAACCAGTAGAGGAGTATAGCTATATATGGGGATTACCAGCGTGGTTTTTCTACAGCTGTCTGCTTGGAACTGGGATTGTGATTGTCCTTGTAATTTTAGCGGTTGTCTTCTTGTTTAAAGAAGTTCCGTTTGATAAGGAGGAGGACGAATGA
- the panF gene encoding sodium/pantothenate symporter, which produces MNWQVVIPLLIFLVIIFLIGFYASTHLKSTSNFLQEYFLGSRQLGGFILAMTMIATYGSASSFIGGPGVAYTMGLGWVLLSMSQLATGYFVLSVLGKKFAIMSRKIRAVTLIDFLKERYQSKAVVILSALSIIIFLFSAMAAQWVGGARLIESLTGLPYTGALFIFAVSVLVYVIIGGFRAVAITDTVQGIVMLGGTLVILIGTVIAGGGVESIVTTLASENPDLISPFGADRSLTPLYVSSFWILVGVGVVGLPQVAVRAMSYKSSKGMHRALIIGTVVVGVIMLGMHLTGVFARAVLPGIEVGDTVMPRIALEVLPSWLAGIVLAAPMAAIMSTVDSLLLLVSSAIVKDVYLNYVKPEASDQTIKRISVGVTMVLGILVFAMAVNPPELLIWLNLFSFGGLEAAFIWPVVMGLYWKKGNASGAMASILVGVGSYIGFNTFMPNAFGMHTVVLPVLLSFLSYVSVSLMTGRRHKEVQDAVVLKLWKA; this is translated from the coding sequence ATGAATTGGCAAGTTGTGATTCCTCTCCTTATTTTTCTTGTTATCATTTTTCTTATTGGTTTTTATGCCTCAACACATTTGAAATCGACTTCGAACTTTTTGCAAGAGTACTTTCTAGGTAGTCGGCAACTTGGTGGATTTATACTCGCGATGACGATGATTGCTACATATGGAAGTGCCAGTAGTTTTATCGGAGGCCCTGGTGTAGCTTACACGATGGGGCTGGGATGGGTGCTTTTATCGATGTCTCAGCTTGCCACTGGTTATTTCGTTTTATCTGTTCTTGGGAAAAAATTTGCGATTATGTCTCGGAAAATTCGGGCAGTAACGTTGATTGATTTCCTGAAGGAACGTTACCAAAGCAAAGCGGTTGTCATTTTATCTGCGCTTAGTATCATTATTTTCTTGTTTTCCGCGATGGCTGCTCAGTGGGTCGGTGGTGCAAGGCTCATTGAATCGCTGACGGGATTGCCTTATACGGGGGCACTGTTTATTTTTGCGGTGTCTGTTCTTGTGTATGTTATTATCGGAGGATTTCGCGCGGTTGCGATCACGGATACGGTTCAGGGCATCGTGATGTTAGGTGGAACGCTTGTTATCCTAATTGGAACGGTTATAGCGGGTGGTGGCGTTGAGAGCATTGTTACTACGCTTGCGTCTGAAAATCCTGACTTAATTTCTCCTTTTGGTGCTGATCGATCTTTAACACCACTGTATGTATCGTCTTTCTGGATTCTCGTGGGCGTAGGGGTTGTTGGTTTGCCACAGGTGGCCGTTCGAGCGATGTCTTATAAAAGCTCAAAAGGCATGCATCGTGCTTTAATAATTGGAACGGTCGTAGTTGGCGTCATTATGCTCGGAATGCATCTCACTGGGGTGTTTGCACGCGCGGTGCTTCCTGGAATTGAGGTAGGAGATACGGTTATGCCGAGAATTGCCCTAGAAGTGCTACCATCCTGGCTCGCGGGAATTGTTTTGGCTGCTCCTATGGCTGCTATCATGTCGACAGTGGATTCGCTGTTGCTACTTGTTAGTTCTGCCATCGTGAAAGACGTCTACCTGAATTACGTGAAGCCTGAAGCGAGCGATCAAACGATCAAGCGAATTAGCGTAGGTGTGACAATGGTATTGGGAATATTGGTGTTTGCAATGGCTGTTAACCCTCCGGAACTTCTCATTTGGTTAAACTTATTCTCTTTTGGAGGCCTTGAAGCTGCGTTCATCTGGCCGGTTGTTATGGGACTTTATTGGAAGAAGGGAAATGCGAGCGGTGCGATGGCTTCCATTCTTGTTGGAGTTGGAAGCTATATTGGATTTAATACATTTATGCCAAATGCATTTGGGATGCATACGGTTGTGCTGCCGGTACTTCTTTCGTTTCTTAGTTATGTGAGCGTGAGTTTGATGACGGGGAGGCGTCATAAGGAAGTACAGGATGCTGTGGTACTGAAGCTGTGGAAGGCGTGA
- a CDS encoding putative holin-like toxin yields MMSTYEALVLMISFASLVVTIITVSSNKKK; encoded by the coding sequence ATGATGAGCACATACGAGGCGCTTGTATTGATGATCAGTTTTGCTTCTCTCGTGGTCACGATTATTACTGTTTCCAGTAATAAAAAGAAGTAA
- a CDS encoding Zn-dependent hydrolase: MGINRSRLQSHLEELAKIGKIGETGVCRLAHSKEDREAVEVVKGWMEESGLTARIDGFGNLIGRIEGSEKDKAILMLGSHIDSQPYGGRFDGTAGALGAIEVVHTMKDNGVLPKRTIEVVCFSDEEGSRFNKGVFGVRALAGLLEDGELERKDKKGMTRKEALKEFGVEPDLSQSPVYKKGDIEAFLELHIEQGPVLESKDKPVGIVSGISGPIWLTVTLEGFAGHAGSVPMPLRKDAMVGASEIITKFDQLIKEEGKETTVGTVGSVQVFPNSRNIIPEKVEFTMDLRDIDLEHRTMLEKKLYTIIEEAATTYKLIYTITEDTRSEPRYCADWIKEIMSEEDKALGFESPVLMSGPFHDALFMSYISDYGMIFVRCEKGISHNPLEFAEMDDIEKGVQLLYQTAVRIAQKE; this comes from the coding sequence ATGGGGATTAACCGAAGTCGTTTACAGAGTCATCTTGAAGAACTCGCTAAGATTGGAAAGATTGGGGAAACAGGAGTCTGTCGTCTTGCTCACTCGAAAGAAGATCGGGAAGCTGTGGAAGTTGTAAAGGGATGGATGGAAGAGTCTGGACTAACTGCTCGAATTGATGGTTTTGGGAATTTAATTGGCAGAATAGAAGGCTCAGAAAAAGATAAGGCAATCCTCATGCTTGGCTCTCACATCGATTCTCAACCTTATGGCGGTCGCTTTGACGGCACGGCTGGAGCTCTTGGAGCGATTGAAGTTGTACATACGATGAAGGACAACGGCGTATTACCAAAGCGAACGATCGAAGTGGTTTGTTTCTCTGATGAAGAGGGTTCACGTTTTAATAAAGGTGTTTTCGGAGTTCGGGCTCTTGCTGGCCTTTTAGAAGATGGTGAACTCGAGCGAAAAGATAAGAAAGGGATGACACGAAAAGAAGCACTGAAAGAATTCGGTGTCGAGCCTGATCTTTCACAAAGCCCGGTATACAAGAAAGGCGATATTGAAGCGTTTCTCGAGCTTCATATTGAACAGGGACCGGTTCTGGAATCTAAAGACAAACCTGTAGGAATTGTTTCGGGAATTTCAGGTCCTATCTGGTTAACCGTTACACTTGAAGGATTCGCTGGACATGCAGGTTCTGTTCCGATGCCGTTACGAAAAGATGCGATGGTTGGAGCCAGTGAGATCATTACGAAATTTGATCAGTTAATAAAAGAAGAGGGGAAAGAAACAACGGTTGGGACTGTGGGAAGTGTGCAGGTATTTCCGAATTCACGTAACATCATTCCTGAAAAAGTTGAATTTACAATGGATTTGCGTGACATCGACCTGGAGCACCGTACGATGCTTGAGAAAAAGCTTTACACGATCATTGAAGAAGCCGCCACGACTTACAAACTTATCTATACGATCACCGAAGATACAAGAAGTGAGCCGCGCTATTGTGCTGACTGGATTAAAGAAATCATGAGTGAAGAGGATAAAGCGCTCGGTTTCGAATCCCCTGTTTTAATGAGCGGACCATTCCATGATGCTCTGTTTATGTCGTATATCAGTGATTATGGGATGATTTTTGTTCGATGTGAAAAGGGGATTAGCCATAACCCGCTTGAGTTTGCGGAAATGGATGATATTGAGAAAGGAGTGCAATTGCTTTATCAAACAGCAGTGCGGATTGCGCAGAAGGAGTAA
- a CDS encoding acyl-CoA thioesterase, with protein sequence MLHNYHFSFPIRVRYSEIDGQKIVFNAHYSTYIDIATTEYFRHVLGDRLQKLAEDQLFDPVLRKITIEFIKPAKLDDLLDVYCRITKIGQSSFQLDHTITRNEETLVKAEVIQVNFDSTTGHAKAIPQEIKQAIIIFEKLSDH encoded by the coding sequence ATGTTACATAACTATCACTTTTCTTTTCCCATCCGCGTTCGTTACTCCGAAATCGACGGTCAAAAAATTGTATTCAATGCCCACTATTCTACTTATATCGACATTGCTACAACTGAGTATTTCCGACACGTCTTAGGTGATCGATTACAGAAACTAGCTGAAGATCAGTTGTTTGATCCGGTGTTAAGGAAAATAACGATTGAATTCATCAAACCAGCAAAATTGGATGATCTCCTTGATGTGTACTGCCGAATTACTAAAATAGGTCAGAGTAGTTTTCAACTTGATCACACTATAACAAGAAATGAGGAAACTCTTGTAAAAGCAGAGGTCATCCAGGTGAATTTTGACTCAACAACCGGTCATGCAAAAGCGATTCCTCAAGAAATTAAGCAAGCGATTATCATTTTTGAAAAGCTAAGTGATCATTAA
- a CDS encoding 2-hydroxyacid dehydrogenase, with product MKPKVYITRKLPDEIVKPIRETCEVRMWDKEKEPVPHAVLEEEIKRVDGLFCMLTEQVDHSLLKKANNLKVVANMAVGYNNIDIEAAKECGIVVTNTPGVLTETTADLTFALLMATARRIPEASNYLREGNWEAWSPMQLTGQDIYGATLGIIGMGRIGEAVAKRARGFDMNVVYHNRRRNQEAESRLDLQFKEFEELLKESDFVCVLTPLTPETENLIGVEQLETMKRSAVLINTARGGIVNEDALYEALTNGVIWAAGLDVFKEEPVPLDHPLLRLSNVVTLPHIGSASVKTRLRMAEVAAMNLLKVLEGEEAPNKV from the coding sequence ATGAAACCCAAAGTGTATATTACGAGGAAGTTGCCAGATGAAATTGTGAAGCCTATTCGTGAAACATGTGAAGTAAGGATGTGGGACAAGGAAAAAGAACCAGTGCCGCACGCTGTCTTAGAAGAAGAAATTAAGCGTGTGGACGGGCTTTTTTGTATGTTAACTGAACAAGTAGATCACTCACTTCTAAAAAAAGCCAACAACCTGAAAGTAGTAGCCAATATGGCTGTAGGTTATAACAACATTGATATTGAAGCAGCTAAAGAATGCGGGATTGTTGTGACGAATACTCCGGGGGTTCTGACGGAAACAACAGCCGACTTAACCTTTGCTTTACTAATGGCTACCGCACGCCGAATTCCTGAAGCATCCAATTATTTGCGTGAAGGAAACTGGGAAGCCTGGTCACCTATGCAGCTAACAGGGCAGGATATCTATGGGGCGACATTAGGGATTATAGGCATGGGGAGAATTGGGGAAGCTGTGGCGAAAAGAGCTAGAGGATTTGATATGAATGTGGTTTATCACAACCGTCGTCGGAATCAGGAAGCAGAAAGTAGATTAGATCTTCAGTTTAAAGAGTTTGAAGAGCTTTTAAAGGAGTCTGATTTTGTATGTGTTTTGACCCCATTAACGCCTGAAACTGAGAATTTAATTGGGGTAGAGCAGCTTGAAACGATGAAGAGGAGCGCTGTTTTAATCAACACAGCAAGAGGAGGAATTGTAAATGAAGATGCTCTTTATGAAGCCCTAACGAATGGTGTTATATGGGCTGCGGGTTTAGATGTTTTTAAGGAAGAGCCAGTACCGCTTGATCATCCCTTGCTTCGTCTTTCAAACGTCGTTACCCTTCCTCATATAGGGAGTGCAAGTGTAAAAACAAGGTTGAGAATGGCAGAAGTCGCTGCTATGAACTTATTGAAAGTACTTGAAGGAGAAGAGGCGCCAAATAAGGTGTAG